The Entelurus aequoreus isolate RoL-2023_Sb linkage group LG08, RoL_Eaeq_v1.1, whole genome shotgun sequence genome segment tggTGACAGCACACTCATTTTACAGCAGTGGAATATGTTTGCATCATTTAGGGTGTGTGCGTGAACTGGATCACTAGATTACAACGTGCGGTTGTGCCGCACAAGTGACGTCCTCGTTATCTTTGCTGAAACATGTCATTcactagttgttgtttttttgaccaCAGGCTATGTATGCGCTGCTGGCTCAAAAGTTAAACTTTAAGCTACCACATGATAGTAACGAAGCAAAGTCCCGTTATCTTAACAGTGTCCTATTGTGGTAGACATGGCATAACGAAAGGTCATATGATAGCATGTCTGGAAGCTTGCAGAAAAACGAGAGTGTGATCAAAAATGAGGTGCTGGCAGTGTTGGTTTATTCAAAGTATGACCCAAAAAGAATGTAGGAAATAGGGTAGAATCCATACATAAGGGAGTAGGAAAATACTACTTGTAAGCACCATAGCTATGAGGTATTGGATAATTGAGGCGAGTTGGTTTTCTTGTAGTACAAAACTAGCTTTGACTATAAACATTATTTTGCCAGGTGGTTGCTACTTGGTTTTCATTGTACGATGCTGGTCTCTACAGGGTGTGTTTATCGAAGAGGTATTCTCCCATGGAGCCGTGGCTTTCGGACGCAGTGATGCGGGTCAGGCTGCCGACGTAGTCGCCCAGCTTCTTGATGGTGTCGTGGCTGTCGTTGAGGAAGTGCTGCTCCAGGAAGTCGCACAGCTACGAACAACAAACAGCGGTGAGCATTTCACTTGCACAGGCTTGCTTTCTGCAGGATTGTGGGGTTGACCTACATGTGGGTCAGTATGGGTGCCAGCCTTGCTGTGCACGTCCAGAATACAAGTGTTCATTGCCTTCTGGTAGTCCAGGGAGAACGACAATGCGTCCAGGCCGCCTCTCCAATCTTCCCTACTTGGTTTCTGCATTCAGAACAATAAAATTAACAaggtatatattttaattagggctgtgaaatgaaatgtttttaaatcagattaatcacattttgggcGACTACTCACTTACATGATTATAATTATCCTAAGAAAAGACTCCATGTGCACACATATGCAATCTTATCTTCAGAATGTCATCcacaaacatttttaaactttttacttgaatgcatgtcgctTGTTTGCACAACTTGATATCAGTTGTATCTAAAGTTCGTTCATGCTGTATTTTGGAGTTACATTTGCCAGGGAGCTCACCAGTCGGAGTATCCTCATTCATTTTCAAACTGACTTAAAGTTAgtcttatttgcagatgatacaactgcattttgttcaggggagaacacacagaagataatacaaataacagaagaaatgaacaaattaaaattattgtttgacaaaaacagactctttgaatctcagtaaaactaaaataatgctatttggtaacagtagaagagaaagtcaaacacaaatacaaatagacggagtagacattgaaagggtgaaagaaaacacatttttgggtgtaataatagatgataaaatgaattggaaatctcatgtaaaaatatacaacataaagtagcaagaaacatgtcaatgagtaaagcaaaacatgttctagaccaaaaagcacttcatattctctactgctcgctagtgttacaatatctgagttattgtgtagaaatatggggaaacaactacaaatgtgcacttcattcactaactgtgttacaaaaaagatcaattagaataatacataatgttggatatagagaacatacaaaccctttatttattaaatcacaattattgaaattcaacaatttggtgcatttgcaaacagctaaaatgatgtataaagcaaactataacctgctacccaagaatgtacaacaattcttctcaacaaaagacgagaaatataaccttagaggaaaatctcatttaaaacatttgtatgctcgtacaacacttaaaacctttagcatatctgtatgtggaattaaattatggaatggattaagtaaagaaatcaaacaaagtagcaatatgattcactttaagagactgttcaaactacacgtgttcacaaagtacacagaacaagaatcatgatgaacatcttaaacctttttattttattcagacaaagattatttatgtatttaatattagttTGCTTACTATCGCATATTAtttaactggaaatgtgtgatgcattacattgtattgtatccatccatccattttctaccgcttgtcccgttctgggtcgctggagcctattttagctgcattcgtgcggaaggcggggtacaccctggacaagtcgccacctcatcgcagggccaacacagatagacagacaacattcacacactagggcccatttaagtgttgccaatcaacctatgcatgtctttggtaaatggtaaaaatggtaaatgggttatacttgtatagcgctttgctactttcaaggtactcaaagcgcttcgacacttaggatgtcccgatccgatatttggatcggatcagccgctgatatttgccaaaaaatgcatacggcaaggcatgggaaaatgccgatccagatccagtttttaaaaatattccgttccgtgttttccaacgcaccaatttaaataatacattccacttttctgctgctccctaatttccgttccgcattttccagcacaccttcaacacatccacaggtctgtgtcctaaccgttaagacggccatgtgaattaaaagctaccgggtaaaaatgtcagctgtctctgtgcgatatagaaaatgactatatcgtgatattcgagtatacgttctcacgcagttgcttttagctgctggcattacacgacaggctcttcccactccttcttgtgtctgcttctcacagacagcaagcgcaccttcttacatacgtcacatactgtcacgtcatacgtcacatacgtacacgcattctcccagcagagaggtagcagcatggctaacgttagctgtgatgctagcgtagccgtgtgagcggtaataatgaaggaagaattaattaattcccaagaaaaacaccagggggtccatcgtctggcggtggtttggcttcaagtgggaatatgtcgaacagacaaccgtaatttgtcaagtgtggggcaaaagcgttgctataaaaagtagcattactgctaatatgtagcatcatttgaaaagtcccctgctagaaaatgaagagtgtttgaaactccgcacgtcaacatctccattgtgtattattcaaactcacctaattcagctggctagttgttatcaagagtactaaaacccttttcaacatgaatctgacaactaagtaggctaaataactttaaactttaatacatgctcggccagtatcggatcggaagtgcaaaaacaacatcagtatcggatcggaagtgcaaaaacctggatcgggacatccctatttgacactatttccacattcacacgtaccttcacacactgatggcgggagctgccatacaaggcgctaaccaagacccatcaggagcaagggtgaagtgtcttgctcaaggacacaacggacatgactgggttggtagaagctggggatagaaccaggaaccctcaggttgctggcacggccactctaccaactgcgcCATACCGTCCCCACTTCCTCTCTTttggaggaagccgtagtacccggagggaacccacgcagtcctaTGCGTGTTCGAAATCAACTGAAACTGAACTTACCCattgatctggggccgtacttatcaagcttcttagagtgccattttacacttaagtcctgagaatttgcaaaatttagtcctactctcaaacttaagaataaaagctttttatcaacgttcttaagtctaataatcactcctactctccacaatatttaagagaccttcagaggtgtcctaagtggttaggagttgccagcaggggatggcactgaggcgagagagacgtgcgcgaacgttcagggaacggaacaatgttttgtttttttttgatgacgagcagctgatcaaacggtatcgtttagacagagcggatattatttttgtcacagatgtaatacttttcgattccttgttgatttccgcatgtgtctgcagtgggctagtatatatagagccacccagtttcaaattagttgcctaattaatgaattggaaagaaaatgttatgacagtagcgtatgtgtgtggccgtgaggtgagtgacgtcagtgagtgtgtgggcgagagaagagagggagcggtagcgtgagtgccggcggggactagtttgttttgtattattttgtagtttattgtcaaaatatacactcccattgtccacttaaatatttccaagatatttctttattcttagacaacggattcccttccgtgattggtcatttctatggacacagaaatgacgtcacctaaaattccgtttacggcacatagtaatgtcgtaattcagctctgagtgtgacacttaagattcagtcctacacttcgctgaaagtgtgagtaagacgcttgataactaacttttaagtgcagctttcagcgaagaatttatttactcttaagtcaactcttagcagacttcttaggagtaattctaagaagcttgataagtatggcccctgatcactgaccgtgttTTGGTTAtggtaaaagagcttgtacggtcaaaataaattgcaaaaaaaatcatAGTCTGTACATGATTggggcggtacagctcggttgtgagagtggccgtaccagcaacttgagggttccaggttcgatccccgcttccgccatcctattccctgccgttgtgtccttgggcaagacactttacccacctgctcccagtgccacccacactggtttaaatgtaacttagatattgggtttcactatgtaaaagcgccccgcgatgaggtggcgacttgtccaggttgtaccccgccttccgcccgattgtagctgagataggctccagcgaccccaaaagggacaagcggtagaaaatggatggatggatggactatgtaaaagcgctttgagtcactagagaaaagggctatacaaatataattcacttcacgattaatgcaatatttttgtgattaatcacatgagttgagtaagtaattttgacagccctaatttaattGAATCCAAACAATTCTGCCACTTACAGAAATAGTCTGCAGCAAAATACGACCCCCTCGTGTATTTTGATACTCCAGCAGCTTCTCAGCTTGTTCTCGCTCCTTTCCGGAAAGCTCTAAAAAATAACTGGAGAATTTCTTCAGGGCAACATCGTCCCTGTCAAAATACATGCCCTGTAGAAGGAAAAGAGCAACATGTAATGATGCATTTAGTGCATGCAAGTACGTAgaagaggttaaaaaaaaaaaaaaaaaaaggttaccaGGGACAGGTAGGTGTAAGATGCACTCAGTTTGAGGTTGATGAGCGTGTTGATGTCTCCTTCACACTCGGAGTGGAGGTTTTGCTTTACGGCAGACTGCATTTCGAAACTAGAGAAACATACTGACTTGTAAGAGGGGCGAAAGTAAATAATGTCGAAACACTACAACAGAATATCCACCGAAAGTCAATTTAAACACAGCACATTTCAAGGCATGTCCCGTTGTTACAACAGGTGCGACAAGTTTAAGCTGTTGTTTACACGCTGCCAGCGTGCTCGAAAGGTTACCTGAGAAACAATTATCATAGCAATTATAATACCTTGGCGTCGCTCACCTTTGCATGTCGTCACCCCGTAGCGTGTGTGTGGAAAGTGAGACTTCTTCGCACGACagcagaaaaaggaaaaaaaaaaagaaaagaaaaaaagctaTTTTTTCCTGGCGAGCATTGGCTGGCTAGCTTAATATTGTGTGTCTCTATTGCCCCCTGTCGTCTTGGGGGCTCATTACATGTTGGCTTGGGAACTGtatttgtttttgattgattgattgaaacttgtattagtagattgcacagtacagtacatattccgtacaattgaccactaaatggtaacacccgaataagtttttcaacttgtttaagtcggggtccacgttaatggtGTCCATAAAgtccctataccaggggtcggcaacccaaaacgttgaaagagccatattggaccaaaaataaaaaataaaaatctgtctggagttgcaaaaaatgaaaagctgtatattagtgttatatatttaccatgaattgattgacaTGGACAAGTTGACaagttaaacaagttgaaaaacgtattcgggtgttaccatttagtggtcaattgtacggaatatgcactgtattgattgattgagagttttattagtagattgcacagtacagtacatattcagtacaattgaccactataaatggtgacacccgaataagtttttcaacttgtttaagtcagggtcaaagataatcaattcatggtacaaatatatactaccagtataatacagtcatcacacaagttaatcatcagagtatatacattgaattatttacattatttacaaattgaggggtgggatgtggagggggttggggcggtaagaaattatcgagttcgagcctattatcgaatccttttatcgaaccgattccttatcgattctcttatcgagtccagataggttgttgtgtatggaaaaaaacacacactatataataaaagctcacttttattatataagaaaaaaataaaatctaataaataaataaatattgactgttaccatccctaaaaaaataaaataaaataaataaatattgactgttgttacccaaagtatattaagtgggatttttcagaaaaataaatatatacagaaacacaaaaacaacctgtctctgtgatcactataggtcaggggtcaccaacctttttgaaaccaagagctacttcttgggtactgattaatgcgaagggctaccagtttgatacacacttaaataaattgccagaaatagccaatttgctcaatttacctttaactctgttattattaataatgaatgatatttacacttaattgaacggtttaaaagaggagaaaacacgaaaaaaatgacaattaaattttgaaacatagtttatcttcaattttgactctttaaaattcaaaattcaaccgaaaaaaagaagagaaaaaatagctaattcgaatctttttgaaaaagaatttatggaacatcattagtaatttttcctgattaagattaattttagaattttgatgacatgttttaaataggttaaaatccaatctacactttgttagaatatataacaaattggaccaagctatatttctaacaaagacaaatcattatttcttctagattttccagaacaaatttttttaaagaaattcaaaagactttgaaataagatttaaatttgattctacagattttctagatttgccagaatattttttttgaattttaatcataataagtttgaagaaatatttcacaaatattcttcgtcgaaaaaacagaagctaaaaaattaaattacaatttgtttattattctttacaataaaaaaaataatttacttgaacattgatttaaattgtcaggaaagaagaggaaggaatttaacaggtaaaaaggtatacgtgtttaaaaatcctaaaatcatttttaaggttgtattttttctctgaaattgtctttctgaaagttataagaagcaaagtaaaaaaaaaaagaatttatttaaacaaaagaagaccaagtctttaaaatattgtcttcgattttcaaattctatttgagttttgtctctcttagaattacaaatgtcgggcaaagcgagaccagcttgttagtaaataaatacaatttaaaaaatagaggcagctcactggtaagtgctgctatttgagctatttttagaacaggccagcgggctactcatctggtccttatgggctacctggtgcccgcgggcaccgcgttggtgacccctgctataggtgtataaataataatatagtgttaaataaaatcagtcccttgggcaaaaaactgaaaataatacagctctccaaaaagtgcacttctactgctatttgacataactgtttgttatgatgacaAAGAAGGAGTGAAAGATTTTACATgttaacaaactgttgcgtcacagtccacacaatggtgagttgtgaaattagtagaacaaaacgatgttcaccaaatactcatcagtgaagtatacacacacacatattaaaccgtgggctttctaacaattgggaatgtttgtgtcatgtttgtcctcaaacgaaaaacctactaaaacaaaaaaataaattttccactatctttttccattttcaatactttttaaaaaatgctccagggagccactagggcagcactaaagagccgcatgcggctcgagagccgcgggttgctgaccaccGCCCTATACAAATACATTTCAAAAGCAAATTGCTGGTCAAATATGTGGAGAGCATTACACAATGGGGAGTATACATTTGCGTTGTTTTTGCTCTCTACAGTATCAGTAATCCTTTGCCTCCAGGTGAAATGATGTATTTattaatctatctatctatctttgttaatcaattacacaaggccaagtaccaaaagattttaagatagcaagagtaactcccctctttaaaaaaggaagcaaattggaacctggcaactaccgacctgtttctattctcagttccatttcgaaaaagTAATGGaggaaatagtttatgaacaggtcgatagttaccttgccactaataaactcatgtgcaaattccaatccggcttcagaactaaccactccactgacacatgccttctctatctgaccgaccacatcaaacatgaggtggacgcgggcaaatactgcggcatggtcatgctggaccttcagaaggcctttgacaccgttaaccacgctatactgttggataagctcagaacaatcggatttaacaaaacctcatggagctggatgcaatcttacttggaggggagggagcaggtgttagaggtgaacggcaccgtgtccccccccctctcggtgagctgtggagtcccccaaggcagtatattgggacctttactgttcctaatatacataaatgacatgtcatcggcatgcgactgtgaattgtttttgtttgcggatgactctgccttgctggtatccgacaaggacaagtcacaggtggagaaaatcctcagtgctgagctgtgtagaacttgcacctggctcgctgacaacaagctatccatacacttaggtaaaacggaatgcatcctgtttgggtcccacatcaaccttaagaaagtcaatgacttcactataaaagtgggtgacattgttatcaccaggaaagatgaggtcacctacctaggttccattctagaggctaacctttcctgtgataaaatggcaaccaaggtaatcagaaaggttaaccaatgaacgagatttctctacagaatctcctctctggtcaacaaaagcaccttgaggattctggcgggaactctcgttcaaccctttttcgattacgcatgcacctcctggtaccctagcacctccaaaaccctcaaatctaaactccaaacatctcagaacaagctagtcaggttacttctagacctccaccccagatcccacctcactcctacccacttctctaaagtgggctggctcaaggtggaggacagagttaaacaacttgcactgagtctagtctataaaatccactacacctccctgataccgaagtacatgtcaaactacttccttaacgtaaatgaccgccataaccacaacaccagggggtgctccactaaccacgttaaacccagattccgaactaacaaaggtcttaactcattctctttctatgccacatcaatgtggaatgcgctcccaacaggtataaaagaaagggcatctctatcctccttcaaaaccgcaataaaagttcacctccaggcagctacaaccctaaactaacaccctccccggattgctaataatcaattgctaataatcaaatataaacaatcaaatgcagatactttttcttatgccttctgatctctctctctctctctctctctctctctctctctcgctctctctctctctctctctctctctctctacgtccactacttgctgtccatatcctacccccccgcccccctccacacccctgattgtaaataatgtaaataattcaatgtgattatcttgtgtgatgaccgtattatgatgatagtatatatgatagtatatatctgtatcatgaatcaatttaagtggaccccgacttaaacaagttgaaaaacttattcgggtgttaccatttagtggtcaattgtacggaatatgtacttcactgtgcaacctactaataaaagtctcaatcaatcaaaaaatatattttaacataACCACATAGAAAGAAGAGAGGGGAGTGATATGTGGTGAACGACGTGGCCGGGAAATTATTGGAACATCCCTTTCATTTAACAAAACTATTTCATAGTATTGGAAAAACGCAAAATAAAAACTTTATTAATCACTGAGTACACATCTGATAGACATGTCTCTTCAATTgagataataatatttttttattatattacaaGACTTTGTCTTATAGCTGTCTAATattatattagtgctgtcaaatgattatttgtTTTCAATCAGAATAATCACACTTTTTATTTTAGGATTGATCATGATTATTCACATGTTATTATTCGCTTGCATAgccaaaattaacttaaaaagaccccaatatttggacacaaatgcaatttttttttacaatgtctttcaagaacattttaaaatgttttacttgaatacatGTCATTTAATTGCTCAAAacatggtaacagttttatctaaaatccagtcagggtgtattttaaAGCGACATTTGCCAGCAAGCACACCAGTCAGACTCTCCTCAATCATTTTTGAACTGGCATATGCATTGACTTGTTTAGCAActcgcctttcaggtaaccatctttGGTTAGGGTTAAAGAGCATTTCAGGTCAAAATAAATGAAGGTTATTTAAATTATGTGATTATTCTTCGTGTATACATTACcaatacaaatatattaaaataacccgttttgtacaatgcccattagtgcgtaaatgtgtttctgtatagtatttctccagcaatggtcatgtggggacatcaattattgtattttgagaggtattcattgaagtcggacatcactgaaggcctaggtggtaAA includes the following:
- the zgc:56095 gene encoding ferritin, lower subunit-like, whose amino-acid sequence is MQSFEMQSAVKQNLHSECEGDINTLINLKLSASYTYLSLGMYFDRDDVALKKFSSYFLELSGKEREQAEKLLEYQNTRGGRILLQTISKPSREDWRGGLDALSFSLDYQKAMNTCILDVHSKAGTHTDPHLCDFLEQHFLNDSHDTIKKLGDYVGSLTRITASESHGSMGEYLFDKHTL